A region from the Aegilops tauschii subsp. strangulata cultivar AL8/78 chromosome 5, Aet v6.0, whole genome shotgun sequence genome encodes:
- the LOC109746610 gene encoding uncharacterized protein isoform X4 — protein sequence MAFASSLLPAPASGVRASHAPELAFPPVNRKGGVSLRRRGARHGVRAEVNESASALAIDALSQVKHVLLPITDRNPYLSEGTRQAAATTTSLAKKYGANITVVGGFTEFGLMERLGEGKKPTAIIAEVADDLELDLVVLSMEAIHSKQVDGNLLAEFIPCPILMLPL from the exons ATGGCCTTCGCCAGCTCGCTCCTGCCCGCGCCGGCCTCCGGCGTCCGCGCGAGCCACGCCCCGGAGCTCGCCTTCCCGCCGGTCAACAGGAAGGGCGGCGTCTCGCTGcggcgccggggagcccggcaCGGAG TCAGGGCTGAAGTGAATGAATCTGCAAGTGCTTTAGCGATTGATGCTCTCTCCCAAGTTAAGCATGTTCTACTTCCGATCACTGACCGCAACCCTTACCTTTCAGAAGGCACAAGACAG GCTGCAGCAACAACCACTTCTCTAGCCAAGAAGTATGGAGCAAACATTACAGTAGTTG GTGGATTTACAGAGTTTGGGTTGATGGAGCGCCTTGGAGAAGGAAAGAAGCCAACAGCTATCATCGCAGAGGTCGCAGATGATTTGGAGTTAGACCTGGTCGTCCTTAGCATGGAGGCAATCCACTCAAAGCAAGTCGATGGGAATTTACTGGCTGAGTTCATCCCCTGCCCCATTCTGATGCTTCCCCTCTAA
- the LOC109746610 gene encoding uncharacterized protein isoform X2 — protein sequence MAFASSLLPAPASGVRASHAPELAFPPVNRKGGVSLRRRGARHGVRAEVNESASALAIDALSQVKHVLLPITDRNPYLSEGTRQAAATTTSLAKKYGANITVVVIDDKPKESFPEHDTQMSSIRWHLSEGGFTEFGLMERLGEGKKPTAIIAEVADDLELDLVVLSMEAIHSKQVDGNLLAEFIPCPILMLPL from the exons ATGGCCTTCGCCAGCTCGCTCCTGCCCGCGCCGGCCTCCGGCGTCCGCGCGAGCCACGCCCCGGAGCTCGCCTTCCCGCCGGTCAACAGGAAGGGCGGCGTCTCGCTGcggcgccggggagcccggcaCGGAG TCAGGGCTGAAGTGAATGAATCTGCAAGTGCTTTAGCGATTGATGCTCTCTCCCAAGTTAAGCATGTTCTACTTCCGATCACTGACCGCAACCCTTACCTTTCAGAAGGCACAAGACAG GCTGCAGCAACAACCACTTCTCTAGCCAAGAAGTATGGAGCAAACATTACAGTAGTTG TTATTGATGATAAGCCAAAGGAGTCATTCCCAGAACATGATACTCAAATGTCAAGCATTAGATGGCATCTTTCTGAAG GTGGATTTACAGAGTTTGGGTTGATGGAGCGCCTTGGAGAAGGAAAGAAGCCAACAGCTATCATCGCAGAGGTCGCAGATGATTTGGAGTTAGACCTGGTCGTCCTTAGCATGGAGGCAATCCACTCAAAGCAAGTCGATGGGAATTTACTGGCTGAGTTCATCCCCTGCCCCATTCTGATGCTTCCCCTCTAA
- the LOC109746610 gene encoding uncharacterized protein isoform X3, giving the protein MAFASSLLPAPASGVRASHAPELAFPPVNRKGGVSLRRRGARHGGRGFALSLVRAEVNESASALAIDALSQVKHVLLPITDRNPYLSEGTRQAAATTTSLAKKYGANITVVGGFTEFGLMERLGEGKKPTAIIAEVADDLELDLVVLSMEAIHSKQVDGNLLAEFIPCPILMLPL; this is encoded by the exons ATGGCCTTCGCCAGCTCGCTCCTGCCCGCGCCGGCCTCCGGCGTCCGCGCGAGCCACGCCCCGGAGCTCGCCTTCCCGCCGGTCAACAGGAAGGGCGGCGTCTCGCTGcggcgccggggagcccggcaCGGAG GCCGTGGCTTCGCGCTGTCACTAG TCAGGGCTGAAGTGAATGAATCTGCAAGTGCTTTAGCGATTGATGCTCTCTCCCAAGTTAAGCATGTTCTACTTCCGATCACTGACCGCAACCCTTACCTTTCAGAAGGCACAAGACAG GCTGCAGCAACAACCACTTCTCTAGCCAAGAAGTATGGAGCAAACATTACAGTAGTTG GTGGATTTACAGAGTTTGGGTTGATGGAGCGCCTTGGAGAAGGAAAGAAGCCAACAGCTATCATCGCAGAGGTCGCAGATGATTTGGAGTTAGACCTGGTCGTCCTTAGCATGGAGGCAATCCACTCAAAGCAAGTCGATGGGAATTTACTGGCTGAGTTCATCCCCTGCCCCATTCTGATGCTTCCCCTCTAA
- the LOC109746610 gene encoding uncharacterized protein isoform X1: MAFASSLLPAPASGVRASHAPELAFPPVNRKGGVSLRRRGARHGGRGFALSLVRAEVNESASALAIDALSQVKHVLLPITDRNPYLSEGTRQAAATTTSLAKKYGANITVVVIDDKPKESFPEHDTQMSSIRWHLSEGGFTEFGLMERLGEGKKPTAIIAEVADDLELDLVVLSMEAIHSKQVDGNLLAEFIPCPILMLPL; encoded by the exons ATGGCCTTCGCCAGCTCGCTCCTGCCCGCGCCGGCCTCCGGCGTCCGCGCGAGCCACGCCCCGGAGCTCGCCTTCCCGCCGGTCAACAGGAAGGGCGGCGTCTCGCTGcggcgccggggagcccggcaCGGAG GCCGTGGCTTCGCGCTGTCACTAG TCAGGGCTGAAGTGAATGAATCTGCAAGTGCTTTAGCGATTGATGCTCTCTCCCAAGTTAAGCATGTTCTACTTCCGATCACTGACCGCAACCCTTACCTTTCAGAAGGCACAAGACAG GCTGCAGCAACAACCACTTCTCTAGCCAAGAAGTATGGAGCAAACATTACAGTAGTTG TTATTGATGATAAGCCAAAGGAGTCATTCCCAGAACATGATACTCAAATGTCAAGCATTAGATGGCATCTTTCTGAAG GTGGATTTACAGAGTTTGGGTTGATGGAGCGCCTTGGAGAAGGAAAGAAGCCAACAGCTATCATCGCAGAGGTCGCAGATGATTTGGAGTTAGACCTGGTCGTCCTTAGCATGGAGGCAATCCACTCAAAGCAAGTCGATGGGAATTTACTGGCTGAGTTCATCCCCTGCCCCATTCTGATGCTTCCCCTCTAA